A stretch of the Xiphias gladius isolate SHS-SW01 ecotype Sanya breed wild chromosome 21, ASM1685928v1, whole genome shotgun sequence genome encodes the following:
- the abraa gene encoding actin-binding Rho-activating protein produces the protein MSSGGTTTVSPQEPQAFKRAVRKIKCAAMVASLAKSWQGWANEHTNKQDAVPSGWMPSSVEEKDKKESNHIVKLTVTPRVIAADASDTSGSKIRTCSVTKTVGPKLGECSSSDLINAIRDKMESGPEENKLFLGNESPTRRRQMRALQSAGGGGVIQDRKLMLQEKKLGSRSSSVDTEDSGLGEEAGLSDNSEFKTEQGDIQSKKQTKRPKIKIATMGNIKSRWQQWSEEHMEGQKLNPFSEEFDYEYAMAQRLRKGDSGYGRPKDGSKTAERGDRAQKHIHREMEEMVWIIRDMGIKDKEGRTIITFGRLFDRYVKISDKVVGILLRCRKHKMLDFEGEMLWKGQDDDIIIMLRD, from the exons ATGAGTAGCGGTGGGACCACCACAGTTTCACCACAGGAGCCTCAGGCTTTCAAACGGGCagttaggaaaataaaatgtgctgcTATGGTGGCCAGCTTGGCCAAGAGCTGGCAGGGCTGGGccaatgaacacacaaacaagcaggaTGCTGTCCCAAGTGGCTGGATGCCTTCATCTGTcgaggaaaaagacaaaaaagagagcAATCACATTGTCAAACTTACCGTCACCCCGCGTGTTATCGCAGCGGATGCCTCCGACACCAGCGGGAGTAAGATCAGGACCTGTTCTGTCACCAAGACAGTCGGGCCAAAGCTCGGCGAGTGCAGCAGCAGCGATTTGATCAATGCCATCCGAGACAAGATGGAGTCGGGTCCCGAGGAGAACAAGCTGTTCTTGGGCAACGAGTCGCCGACACGGCGGCGCCAGATGAGGGCGCTACAgagtgcaggaggaggaggggtcaTCCAAGACAGGAAGCTGATGCTCCAAGAGAAGAAGCTGGGGTCGAGGAGTAGCAGCGTGGACACAGAGGACAGCGGGCTGGGAGAGGAGGCAGGGCTCAGCGACAACAGTGAATTCAAAACTGAACAGGGTGACATCCAGTCCAAGAAACAAACTAAAAGACCCAAG ATTAAGATTGCCACTATGGGAAACATCAAAAGCCGCTGGCAGCAGTGGTCCGAGGAGCACATGGAGGGCCAGAAGCTCAACCCCTTCAGCGAGGAGTTTGACTACGAGTACGCCATGGCTCAGCGCCTCCGCAAGGGGGACTCCGGCTACGGTCGACCCAAAGACGGCTCCAAGACGGCCGAGAGGGGCGACCGGGCCCAGAAACACATCCACAGGGAGATGGAAGAAATGGTGTGGATTATCAGAGATATGGGCATCAAGGATAAAGAGGGAAGGACCATCATTACCTTCGGCCGGCTCTTCGACCGCTACGTGAAGATCTCGGATAAGGTGGTGGGCATCCTGCTGCGTTGCCGCAAACACAAGATGCTGGACTTTGAGGGGGAGATGCTGTGGAAAGGACAGGACGATGATATTATCATCATGCTGAGGGACTGA